In a genomic window of Glycine max cultivar Williams 82 chromosome 13, Glycine_max_v4.0, whole genome shotgun sequence:
- the LOC100799056 gene encoding protein YIF1B-A-like: MYSNVGSQPGVQQPQTSLPPNPFGSAFNVAGSGLIRGGLGAYGGKILGSSSEYVQSNISRYFSDPQYYFQVNDQYVKNKLKVVLLPFLHRGHWTRITEPVGGRLSYKPPIYDINAPDLYIPLMAFGTYVILAGLSLGLHGKFSPEALNLLFIKGLLGWFMQAALLKVTLLSLGSGEAPLLDIIAYAGYTFTGICLAVLGRIILGYSYYFLMPWTCLCMGVFLVKTMKRVLFAEVRSYDSSRHHYLLLFIALVQFPLFTWLGNITINWLL; the protein is encoded by the exons ATGTATAGTAATGTTGGATCCCAACCCGGAGTACAGCAGCCTCAAACAAGTTTGCCTCCAAATCCTTTTGGGAGCGCGTTTAATGTTGCTGGTTCAGGACTCATTCGAGGTGGATTGGGTGCGTATGGAGGGAAAATATTAGGATCGAGCTCTGAGTATGTCCAAAGCAAT ATAAGTCGGTATTTCTCTGATCCCCAATACTACTTTCAAGTGAATGACCAGTATGTTAAGAACAAATTGAAGGTGGTTTTGTTGCCATTCCTGCACAGG GGTCATTGGACTAGAATTACTGAGCCAGTGGGGGGTAGGCTTTCCTATAAGCCACCAATTTATGACATAAACGCACCAGACCTTTACATTCCGTTAATGGCATTTGGTACCTATGTCATTCTTGCTGGCCTCTCATTGGGTCTTCACGGAAA GTTTAGTCCAGAAGCTTTGAACTTATTATTCATCAAGGGACTGCTCGGTTGGTTTATGCAAGCTGCACTACTTAAGGTGACACTGCTTTCATTGGGAAGTGGGGAAGCACCCCTGCTGGACATTATAGCGTACGCTGGGTATACTTTCACTGGCATATGTTTAGCTGTTCTCGGAAGAATAATATTGGGCTACTCGTACTACTTTTTGATGCCATGGACCTGTTTATGCATGGGAGTATTCTTGGTGAAAACAATGAAGAGAGTCCTTTTTGCGGAAGTCAGGAGTTATGACTCAAGCAGACACCACTATCTCTTGCTCTTTATTGCTTTGGTTCAGTTCCCATTGTTCACATGGCTTGGCAACATTACTATCAATTGGCTTTTGTAG
- the LOC100797464 gene encoding proline dehydrogenase 2, mitochondrial, whose product MATRVIPPRILKNLRYNTTTKPLNAAQPSISPAIASPSLFERSPSPPAADVIPASAAGTAALNLDDAERLFASVSTKRLLRSSAVLHATAVGPMVDLGMWMMKSRVFQSGVLKDLVMAATKETFFSHFCAGEDAASAGRSIRALNDAGLRGMLGYGVEDAHENDGCDRNLNGFLHTVDVSKSLPPSSVSFVIVKITAICPMALLERMSDLLRWQQKDPSFVLPWKQDSLPIFAESSPLYHTQKRPEPLTPEEESDLQLANQRLLELCQKCEEANMPLLVDAEHTTVQPAIDYFTYSSSIRHNKDDNPIVFGTIQTYLKDAKERLLLTTKAAEKMGVPMGFKLVRGAYMSTESKLAEFFGYASPIHNTIQDTHNCFNDCSSFLLEKIANGPGSVVLATHNIESGKLAATKAYELGVGKVNHKLEFAQLYGMSEALSFGLSNAGFQVSKYMPFGPVDMVMPYLLRRAEENRGLLAASGFDRQLMRKELGRRLKAAVF is encoded by the exons ATGGCAACACGCGTGATCCCTCCAAGAATCCTCAAGAATCTTCGTTACAACACAACAACCAAGCCCCTCAACGCCGCCCAACCCTCCATCTCTCCGGCCATCGCCTCACCGTCGCTCTTCGAGAGGTCGCCGTCCCCTCCTGCCGCGGACGTCATTCCGGCATCTGCGGCTGGGACGGCAGCGCTCAACCTGGACGACGCGGAGCGGCTATTCGCATCGGTGTCGACAAAGAGGCTGCTCCGGTCGTCCGCAGTTCTGCACGCGACGGCGGTGGGGCCCATGGTGGACCTGGGAATGTGGATGATGAAGTCGAGGGTGTTCCAGAGCGGGGTGCTGAAGGATCTCGTCATGGCCGCCACGAAAGAGACGTTCTTCTCGCACTTCTGCGCCGGCGAGGACGCCGCCTCCGCCGGACGGAGCATCCGCGCGCTCAACGACGCCGGCTTACGTGGCATGCTGGGGTATGGTGTGGAAGACGCGCATGAAAACGATGGGTGTGACAGAAACCTCAATGGGTTCCTTCACACTGTGGATGTTAGCAAATCGCTTCCACCATCCTCT GTGAGTTTTGTCATTGTGAAAATCACTGCAATATGCCCCATGGCATTGTTAGAAAGAATGAGTGACCTTCTTAGATGGCAACAAAAAGACCCTTCATTCGTTTTGCCATGGAAGCAAGATTCCCTTCCAATTTTCGCTGAGTCTAGTCCTTTGTACCACACACAGAAGAGACCGGAGCCTCTAACCCCAGAAGAAGAGAGTGATCTTCAACTTGCCAACCAGAGACTCCTTGAACTTTGCCAAAAATGTGAGGAAGCCAATATGCCTTTGTTGGTTGATGCAGAACACACCACGGTTCAGCCGGCTATTGATTACTTCACATACTCTTCATCCATAAGGCACAACAAGGATGACAACCCCATTGTGTTTGGAACCATTCAAACTTACTTGAAAGATGCCAAGGAGAGGTTGTTACTCACAACAAAGGCAGCAGAGAAAATGGGAGTTCCAATGGGGTTCAAATTGGTGAGGGGTGCCTACATGTCTACAGAGAGTAAATTGGCTGAGTTTTTTGGATATGCATCTCCAATTCACAATACCATTCAAGATACACACAATTGCTTCAATGATTGTTCATCATTTCTGCTTGAGAAAATTGCAAACGGACCTGGTTCAGTTGTTCTTGCAACCCACAATATTGAATCAG GAAAATTGGCTGCAACAAAAGCATATGAATTGGGGGTTGGAAAGGTGAACCACAAGCTAGAATTTGCACAACTATATGGAATGTCAGAGGCACTTTCCTTTGGTTTGAGCAATGCAGGGTTTCAGGTTAGCAAGTATATGCCATTTGGGCCAGTAGATATGGTTATGCCTTACCTTTTGAGAAGGGCTGAAGAAAATAGAGGGCTCTTAGCTGCTTCAGGTTTTGATAGACAACTGATGAG AAAGGAGTTGGGAAGGAGACTAAAAGCTGCAGTGTTCTAA